From one Streptomyces sp. N50 genomic stretch:
- a CDS encoding TerD family protein encodes MGVSLSKGGNVSLTKEAPGLTAVIVGLGWDVRTTTGTDFDLDASALLLNSAGKVASDANFVFFNNLKSPDGSVEHTGDNTTGEGEGDDEAIKVNLAAVPADVDKITFPVSIYDAENRQQSFGQVRNAFIRVVNQAGGAEIARYDLSEDASTETAMVFGELYRNGAEWKFRAIGQGYASGLRGIAQDFGVNV; translated from the coding sequence GTGGGAGTCAGCCTCAGCAAGGGCGGCAACGTATCACTGACCAAGGAGGCCCCGGGCCTGACCGCGGTCATCGTCGGTCTGGGGTGGGACGTCCGCACCACCACCGGCACCGACTTCGACCTCGACGCCAGCGCACTCCTGCTGAACAGCGCGGGCAAGGTCGCCAGTGACGCGAACTTCGTCTTCTTCAACAACCTCAAGAGCCCCGACGGCTCCGTCGAGCACACCGGTGACAACACCACCGGTGAGGGCGAGGGCGACGACGAGGCGATCAAGGTGAACCTCGCGGCGGTCCCGGCGGACGTCGACAAGATCACCTTCCCGGTCTCGATCTACGACGCCGAGAACCGCCAGCAGTCCTTCGGCCAGGTCCGCAACGCGTTCATCCGCGTGGTGAACCAGGCCGGCGGCGCCGAGATCGCCCGCTACGACCTCTCCGAGGACGCCTCGACCGAGACGGCCATGGTCTTCGGCGAGCTGTACCGCAACGGCGCGGAGTGGAAGTTCCGCGCCATCGGCCAGGGCTACGCCTCGGGCCTGCGCGGCATCGCCCAGGACTTCGGCGTCAACGTCTGA
- a CDS encoding peroxiredoxin, producing MAIQVGDKAPDFELKDNHGATVKLSDFRGEKNVVLLFYPFAFTGVCTGELCSLRDNLPQFTDRDTQLLAVSNDSIHTLRVFAEQEGLEYPLLSDFWPHGNTSRAYGVFDEDKGCAVRGTFVIDKEGVVRWTVVNGLPDARDLNEYVKALDSL from the coding sequence ATGGCGATCCAGGTCGGCGACAAGGCCCCCGATTTCGAGCTCAAGGACAACCACGGCGCCACCGTGAAGCTGTCCGACTTCCGGGGCGAGAAGAATGTGGTGCTGCTCTTCTACCCCTTCGCCTTCACCGGCGTCTGCACCGGCGAGCTGTGCTCCCTGCGGGACAACCTGCCGCAGTTCACCGACCGCGACACCCAGCTCCTCGCGGTCTCGAACGACTCCATCCACACCCTGCGCGTCTTCGCCGAGCAGGAGGGCCTGGAGTACCCGCTGCTCTCCGACTTCTGGCCGCACGGCAACACTTCGCGCGCCTACGGCGTCTTCGACGAGGACAAGGGCTGCGCCGTGCGCGGGACCTTCGTCATCGACAAGGAGGGCGTCGTGCGCTGGACGGTCGTCAACGGCCTGCCGGACGCGCGGGACCTCAACGAGTACGTGAAGGCGCTCGACAGCCTGTGA
- a CDS encoding DUF475 domain-containing protein, which yields MLLKTFGWSFAVTALGLVAAAFYGGWEAFGIVAILAVLEISLSFDNAVVNAGILKKMSAFWQKIFLTIGVLIAVFGMRLVFPVVIVAVTAKIGPIDAVDLALNNKDHYQQLVTDAHPAIAAFGGMFLLMIFLDFIFEDRDIQWLRWIERPLAKLGKVDMLSVCIALIVLLITSFTFAAHAHQHGGAHADKAQTVLIAGISGLITYMIVGGLSGYFEDKLEEEEEREHEEEEEAARTGKQRSAVVLAGQAAFFMFLYLEVLDASFSFDGVIGAFAITNDIVLMALGLGIGAMYVRSLTVYLVRQGTLDDYVYLEHGAHYAIGALAVILMVTIQYQINEVITGLVGVILIGWSFWSSVRRNKALAEAEGKAGSDEKTEVPSGV from the coding sequence GTGCTTCTGAAAACCTTCGGCTGGTCGTTCGCGGTCACCGCGCTCGGCCTTGTCGCAGCGGCGTTCTACGGGGGGTGGGAAGCCTTCGGCATCGTGGCGATCCTGGCCGTCCTGGAGATCTCGCTGTCCTTCGACAACGCGGTGGTCAACGCCGGGATCCTGAAGAAGATGTCCGCCTTCTGGCAGAAGATCTTCCTCACCATCGGTGTCCTGATCGCCGTCTTCGGCATGCGGCTGGTGTTCCCCGTCGTCATCGTCGCGGTCACCGCCAAGATCGGCCCGATCGACGCGGTCGACCTCGCGCTCAACAACAAGGACCACTACCAGCAGCTGGTCACCGACGCCCACCCGGCGATCGCGGCCTTCGGCGGCATGTTCCTGCTGATGATCTTCCTCGACTTCATCTTCGAGGACCGGGACATCCAGTGGCTGCGCTGGATCGAGCGCCCGCTGGCCAAGCTCGGCAAGGTCGACATGCTGTCGGTCTGCATCGCCCTGATCGTCCTGCTGATCACCTCGTTCACCTTCGCGGCCCACGCCCACCAGCACGGCGGCGCCCACGCGGACAAGGCGCAGACGGTCCTGATCGCCGGTATCTCCGGCCTGATCACGTACATGATCGTCGGCGGGCTCTCCGGCTACTTCGAGGACAAGCTCGAAGAAGAGGAGGAGCGGGAGCACGAGGAGGAGGAAGAGGCCGCGCGCACCGGCAAGCAGCGCTCGGCGGTCGTCCTCGCCGGCCAGGCGGCCTTCTTCATGTTCCTGTACCTCGAAGTCCTGGACGCGTCCTTCTCCTTCGACGGCGTGATCGGCGCGTTCGCCATCACCAACGACATCGTCCTCATGGCCCTCGGCCTCGGCATCGGCGCGATGTACGTCCGCTCGCTGACGGTGTACCTGGTCCGCCAGGGCACGCTGGACGACTACGTCTACCTGGAGCACGGCGCGCACTACGCGATCGGCGCCCTGGCCGTGATCCTTATGGTCACCATCCAGTACCAGATCAACGAGGTCATCACCGGCCTGGTCGGCGTCATCCTGATCGGCTGGTCCTTCTGGTCCTCGGTCCGCAGGAACAAGGCCCTCGCGGAAGCCGAGGGAAAAGCAGGCTCGGACGAGAAGACTGAGGTCCCGTCCGGGGTGTGA
- a CDS encoding HAD family hydrolase, with the protein MTVLVASDLDRTLIYSAAALALTMPDARAPRLLCVEVHESKPLSFMTETSAELLTELGGLGDAAVFVPTTTRSRKQYQRINLPGPEPKFAICANGGHLLVDGVTDEDWHAGVQAKLAAECAPLEEVRDHLATSADPAWVRKHRIAEDLFAYLVVERELLPEEWVKELAVWAEDRGWTVSLQGRKIYAVPKPLTKSAAMRELAHRTGATLTLAAGDSLLDADLLLAADKAWRPGHGELADEAWTAPNVTALPERGVLAGERILREFLRATATPTS; encoded by the coding sequence ATGACGGTACTCGTCGCGAGCGACCTCGACCGTACGCTCATCTACTCCGCGGCCGCCCTCGCCCTCACGATGCCGGACGCGCGGGCGCCCCGGCTGCTCTGCGTCGAGGTGCACGAGAGCAAGCCGTTGTCCTTCATGACGGAGACGTCGGCCGAACTGCTCACCGAACTCGGCGGACTCGGTGACGCGGCCGTCTTCGTACCGACCACCACCCGCAGCCGCAAGCAGTACCAGCGCATCAACCTGCCGGGCCCGGAACCGAAGTTCGCGATCTGCGCCAACGGCGGCCACCTCCTCGTCGACGGCGTCACCGACGAGGACTGGCACGCAGGGGTACAGGCGAAGCTGGCCGCCGAGTGCGCGCCCCTGGAGGAGGTACGGGACCACCTCGCGACCTCCGCCGACCCCGCCTGGGTCCGCAAACACCGCATCGCCGAGGACCTCTTCGCCTACCTCGTCGTAGAGCGCGAACTCCTCCCGGAGGAGTGGGTGAAGGAGCTGGCGGTCTGGGCGGAGGACCGCGGCTGGACGGTGTCGTTGCAGGGCCGCAAGATCTACGCCGTCCCCAAGCCCCTCACCAAGAGCGCGGCCATGCGAGAACTGGCCCACCGCACCGGCGCCACCCTGACCCTCGCGGCCGGCGATTCCCTACTGGACGCCGACCTCCTGCTGGCAGCGGACAAGGCCTGGCGCCCAGGCCACGGCGAACTGGCCGACGAGGCATGGACGGCCCCCAACGTCACGGCCCTACCCGAGCGCGGCGTCCTGGCGGGAGAACGGATCCTCCGTGAGTTTCTTCGAGCGACGGCAACCCCCACCTCCTAG
- a CDS encoding transglycosylase domain-containing protein: MQLKLPAGFRPDETMQLRLSDLEIPKAPEIPEGESKPVRRRGRKAHRASLRSRLSRLAAILRTRLAPVAARLAPAVIFLTPYVRKLRPIYPRAGRTDWRRWIPSWRQSVGGVLAAVGLSGLFLVVAYATTDIPSNLNSYATQQDNVYFWSDGTPMARTGWVQRQAMPLKDIPTDVRWAVLAAENQSFYTDPGISVKGIARALYRTVGEGDTEGGSTITQQYVKNVYLTQNQTVSRKFTEAMISLKLDNKMSKDKILEGYLNTSWFGRGTYGLQRASQAYYGKDVSQLNASQGAFLASLLKGAGLYDPTLSKANHARAVARWSWILDRMVKIGKLSPAERATYKTFPEPLKQSKTYDTGKQSDYLVELATQYVKKTAHISDKDFDLGGYQIYTTFDRNRETELTDAVTKARKDALDKHPGTAKTAHYGASSVASDGRILAVYGGPDHRTQGYNDSNSTTVPAGSAFEPFVYAAALEHGVTKTRGRPPTSVTPDTLYDGDDGVPVTTPEGPYWDRSGKKVAAHNDGKKSYGQISLRQALAQSVNTPFMQLGMDTGLATVRKTAEDAGLLSSSFGAQVPALSLGNATPSALRMASAYGTFDAGGVHTEPYSVRRITRNGAAVALERPEPSRAMSKETASEVTEALTDSFGLAHPTAAKTAGTEVAGKTGTTQDDTAAWYVGTAKSVSTAVVVYRIDLTKSLEPMPLKGVSGTPATDVPYGIWSRAMTPLG, encoded by the coding sequence ATGCAGTTGAAGCTCCCCGCCGGGTTCAGGCCGGACGAGACCATGCAGCTGCGGTTGTCCGATCTGGAGATACCCAAGGCGCCGGAGATACCCGAGGGGGAGTCGAAACCGGTGCGCCGCCGGGGCCGCAAGGCCCACCGCGCGTCCCTCCGCAGCCGTCTCTCCCGCCTCGCCGCGATCCTCCGCACCCGCCTCGCTCCTGTCGCCGCCCGCCTCGCCCCGGCCGTGATCTTCCTCACGCCGTACGTCCGCAAGCTGCGCCCGATCTACCCGCGCGCGGGTCGTACGGATTGGCGCCGCTGGATACCTTCCTGGCGGCAGTCGGTCGGGGGCGTGCTGGCCGCCGTAGGACTCAGCGGACTCTTCCTCGTCGTCGCCTATGCGACCACCGACATCCCCTCGAACCTCAACTCGTACGCGACCCAGCAGGACAACGTGTACTTCTGGTCCGACGGGACGCCCATGGCCCGGACCGGCTGGGTGCAGCGGCAGGCGATGCCGCTGAAGGACATCCCGACCGACGTCCGCTGGGCGGTGCTCGCCGCGGAGAACCAGAGCTTCTACACCGACCCCGGCATCTCCGTGAAGGGCATCGCCCGCGCCCTCTACCGCACGGTCGGTGAGGGGGACACCGAGGGCGGCTCGACGATCACCCAGCAGTACGTGAAGAACGTCTATCTGACCCAGAACCAGACGGTGAGCCGCAAGTTCACCGAGGCGATGATCTCCCTCAAGCTCGACAACAAGATGAGCAAGGACAAGATCCTTGAGGGGTATCTCAACACCAGCTGGTTCGGGCGCGGGACTTATGGCCTGCAGCGTGCCTCGCAGGCGTACTACGGCAAGGACGTCAGCCAGCTCAACGCGAGCCAAGGCGCCTTCCTGGCCTCGCTGTTGAAGGGCGCGGGCCTCTACGACCCGACGCTCAGCAAGGCCAACCACGCCCGGGCGGTGGCCCGTTGGTCGTGGATCCTCGACCGGATGGTGAAGATCGGCAAGCTGTCGCCGGCCGAGCGCGCCACGTACAAGACCTTCCCCGAGCCGCTCAAGCAGTCGAAGACCTACGACACCGGCAAGCAGAGCGACTACCTGGTCGAACTCGCCACGCAGTACGTGAAGAAGACCGCGCACATCTCGGACAAGGACTTCGACCTCGGCGGCTACCAGATCTACACGACCTTCGACCGCAACCGTGAGACCGAGCTGACGGACGCCGTCACCAAGGCCCGCAAGGACGCGCTGGACAAGCATCCCGGCACGGCGAAGACCGCGCACTACGGCGCCTCTTCGGTCGCCTCGGACGGCCGGATCCTCGCCGTCTACGGCGGCCCTGACCACCGTACGCAGGGCTACAACGACTCCAACTCGACCACTGTGCCCGCCGGTTCGGCCTTCGAGCCGTTCGTCTACGCGGCCGCCCTGGAGCACGGGGTCACCAAGACCCGTGGCAGACCGCCGACTTCGGTCACCCCGGACACGCTGTACGACGGGGACGACGGCGTGCCGGTCACCACACCGGAGGGGCCGTACTGGGACCGCAGCGGCAAGAAGGTCGCCGCGCACAACGACGGCAAGAAGTCCTACGGGCAGATCAGTCTGCGCCAGGCGCTGGCCCAGTCCGTGAACACCCCGTTCATGCAGCTCGGCATGGACACCGGCCTGGCGACCGTACGGAAGACGGCCGAGGACGCCGGCCTGCTCTCCTCCAGTTTCGGGGCCCAGGTACCCGCGCTGTCGCTGGGCAATGCCACGCCCAGTGCCTTGCGCATGGCGAGCGCGTACGGCACGTTCGACGCCGGGGGCGTCCACACGGAGCCGTACTCGGTCCGCCGTATCACCCGTAACGGCGCCGCGGTCGCCCTGGAGCGGCCGGAGCCGAGCCGGGCGATGAGCAAGGAGACCGCGAGTGAGGTGACGGAGGCGCTCACGGACTCCTTCGGCCTCGCGCATCCCACCGCCGCCAAGACCGCCGGGACCGAGGTGGCGGGCAAGACCGGCACCACGCAGGACGACACCGCGGCCTGGTACGTCGGGACGGCCAAGTCCGTGTCGACGGCCGTCGTCGTCTACCGCATCGATCTGACCAAGAGCCTGGAACCCATGCCGCTGAAGGGAGTTTCCGGCACCCCAGCAACCGACGTCCCCTACGGCATCTGGTCGAGAGCCATGACCCCGCTCGGCTGA
- a CDS encoding HpcH/HpaI aldolase/citrate lyase family protein has translation MRHFGHIAPEVRQRLFFQEPCEFDADSPARLLAAALGATLYSPATRPHLADDIVKLAGRGVVSMVLCLEDSIGDEDVPAAEENLVRQFTELAARPDTELPLLFIRVRVPEQIPDLVRRMGPAVELLSGFVMPKFTEESGTPFLEALAAAEAASGHRLFGMPVLESPELLYRESRVETLEGISRAVDKYRDRVLALRLGVTDFCSSYGLRRASDMTAYDVQIVANVIGDVVNMLGRADGTGFTVTGPVWEYFRVQERMFKPQLRRSPFLEGQAEELREALIEHAMDGLLREIALDQANGLLGKTCIHPTHVLPVHALSVVSHEEFCDAQDILRPERGGGGVLRSAYTNKMNEVKPHRAWAERTMLRAEIFGVAREDVGFVELLAAGIPG, from the coding sequence ATGCGTCATTTCGGGCACATTGCCCCTGAGGTACGGCAGCGTCTCTTCTTCCAGGAGCCGTGCGAGTTCGACGCGGACTCCCCGGCCCGGCTGCTCGCCGCGGCCCTGGGCGCCACGCTCTACAGCCCGGCCACCCGCCCCCACCTCGCCGACGACATCGTCAAGCTGGCGGGCCGCGGCGTCGTGTCGATGGTGCTGTGCCTGGAGGACTCGATCGGCGACGAGGACGTACCGGCCGCCGAGGAGAACCTGGTCCGGCAGTTCACCGAGCTGGCCGCCCGCCCGGACACCGAGCTTCCCCTGCTCTTCATCAGGGTCCGCGTGCCCGAGCAGATCCCCGATCTGGTCCGCCGCATGGGCCCGGCCGTAGAACTGCTCTCCGGCTTCGTGATGCCGAAGTTCACCGAGGAGAGCGGCACGCCGTTCCTGGAGGCGCTGGCCGCGGCGGAGGCGGCGAGCGGGCACCGGCTGTTCGGGATGCCGGTCCTGGAATCGCCCGAGCTGCTGTACCGGGAGTCACGCGTCGAGACCCTGGAGGGCATCTCCCGGGCGGTCGACAAGTACCGCGACCGCGTCCTCGCCCTGCGCCTCGGCGTGACGGACTTCTGCTCCTCCTACGGCCTGCGCCGGGCCTCCGACATGACGGCCTACGACGTCCAGATCGTCGCCAACGTGATCGGTGACGTGGTGAACATGCTGGGCCGCGCCGACGGCACCGGCTTCACGGTGACCGGCCCGGTGTGGGAGTACTTCCGGGTCCAGGAGCGCATGTTCAAGCCGCAGCTGCGCCGCAGCCCCTTCCTGGAGGGCCAGGCGGAGGAGCTGCGCGAGGCGCTGATCGAGCACGCGATGGACGGCCTGCTGCGCGAGATCGCCCTAGACCAGGCCAACGGGCTGCTGGGCAAGACCTGCATCCACCCCACCCACGTGCTGCCCGTGCACGCGCTGTCCGTGGTCAGCCACGAGGAGTTCTGCGACGCGCAGGACATCCTGCGGCCCGAGCGGGGCGGCGGGGGTGTGCTGCGCTCGGCGTACACGAACAAGATGAACGAGGTGAAGCCGCACCGCGCCTGGGCCGAGCGGACGATGCTGCGCGCCGAGATCTTCGGGGTCGCACGCGAGGACGTCGGCTTCGTGGAGCTGCTCGCCGCCGGAATCCCCGGCTGA
- a CDS encoding TerD family protein, which produces MGFFDGIWRREADFDSGSAASNAIELTKRHHQVSLTKQGAATGNLRVNLTWRMRTSDIGGLQRDSLLRHPFKALKPPEVMGHSQSMVNVDLDLGCLYELMDGTKGVVQPLGGLLGDVNSPPYVKLSGDDRFGSASGETMYVNLDHRDQIKRLLVFVYIYDQTPAFDRTHAIVTLYPSNGPRIEIGLDERHPQARSCAVVMIENVKGELVVRREVKFVYGFQAELDRLYGWGLQWGRGYKTKVER; this is translated from the coding sequence ATGGGCTTCTTCGACGGAATCTGGCGGCGCGAGGCCGACTTCGACTCGGGCAGCGCGGCCAGCAACGCGATCGAACTGACCAAACGGCACCACCAGGTCTCGCTCACCAAGCAGGGCGCGGCCACCGGCAACCTCCGCGTCAACCTCACCTGGCGGATGCGGACCTCCGACATCGGCGGCCTCCAGCGCGACAGCCTCCTGCGCCACCCCTTCAAGGCGCTCAAGCCCCCGGAGGTCATGGGCCACAGCCAGAGCATGGTCAACGTGGACCTCGACCTCGGCTGCCTCTACGAACTGATGGACGGCACCAAGGGCGTCGTCCAGCCCCTCGGCGGCCTCCTGGGAGACGTCAACTCACCCCCGTACGTGAAGCTCAGCGGCGACGACCGCTTCGGCTCCGCGTCCGGCGAGACGATGTACGTCAACCTCGACCACCGCGACCAGATCAAGCGTCTCCTGGTCTTCGTCTACATCTACGACCAGACCCCCGCCTTCGACCGCACCCACGCGATCGTCACCCTCTACCCCAGCAACGGCCCCCGCATCGAAATAGGCCTCGACGAACGCCACCCGCAAGCCCGCTCCTGCGCGGTCGTCATGATCGAGAACGTCAAGGGCGAGCTGGTCGTCCGCCGCGAGGTCAAGTTCGTCTACGGCTTCCAGGCAGAACTGGACAGGCTGTACGGGTGGGGCTTGCAGTGGGGACGGGGCTACAAAACAAAGGTCGAGCGCTAG
- a CDS encoding TerD family protein, whose translation MGVTLAKGGNVSLSKAAPNLTNVLIGLGWDARSTTGADFDLDASALLCNGGRVLGDEWFIFYNQLTSPDGSVEHTGDNLTGEGEGDDESILVDLAKVPANVDKIVFPVSIHDADNRGQTFGQVSNAFIRVVNQADGQELARYDLSEDASTETAMIFGELYRYQGEWKFRAVGQGYASGLRGIALDFGVNVS comes from the coding sequence ATGGGCGTCACGCTCGCCAAGGGGGGCAATGTCTCCCTGTCCAAGGCCGCACCGAACCTCACGAACGTTCTGATCGGCCTCGGCTGGGACGCACGCTCCACCACCGGAGCCGACTTCGACCTCGACGCCAGCGCGCTGCTGTGCAACGGCGGCCGGGTGCTGGGCGACGAGTGGTTCATCTTCTACAACCAGCTCACGAGCCCGGACGGTTCGGTGGAGCACACCGGCGACAACCTCACCGGTGAGGGCGAGGGTGACGACGAGTCGATCCTGGTCGACCTCGCCAAGGTGCCGGCCAACGTCGACAAGATCGTCTTCCCGGTCTCCATCCACGACGCAGACAACAGGGGCCAGACCTTCGGCCAGGTCAGCAACGCCTTCATCCGCGTGGTCAACCAGGCCGACGGCCAGGAGCTGGCCCGCTACGACCTCTCCGAGGACGCCTCGACCGAAACGGCCATGATCTTCGGCGAGCTCTACCGCTACCAGGGCGAGTGGAAGTTCAGGGCGGTCGGCCAGGGGTACGCGTCCGGGCTGCGGGGCATCGCCCTGGACTTCGGGGTCAACGTCTCGTAA
- a CDS encoding DUF3052 domain-containing protein, whose amino-acid sequence MSATADHAEERTNPAARLGFQPEQVVQEIGYDDDVDQELREAIEEVIGSDLVDEDYDDVADAVVLWFRDEDGDLTDVLVDAISYVEEGGSILLLTPKTGRDGYVEPSDISEAATTAGLSAAKSVSVGKDWSGSRLVTPKAAKSKR is encoded by the coding sequence GTGAGCGCGACCGCGGACCACGCGGAGGAGCGGACGAACCCTGCCGCAAGGCTGGGGTTCCAGCCCGAGCAGGTGGTCCAGGAGATCGGCTACGACGACGACGTAGACCAGGAACTCCGCGAGGCCATTGAAGAAGTCATCGGCAGCGACCTGGTGGACGAGGACTACGACGACGTCGCCGATGCCGTGGTGCTGTGGTTCCGCGACGAGGACGGCGACCTGACCGACGTGCTGGTGGACGCCATCTCGTACGTCGAGGAGGGCGGCTCGATCCTGCTGCTGACGCCGAAGACCGGCCGTGACGGCTACGTCGAGCCCAGCGACATCTCGGAAGCCGCCACGACCGCGGGCCTTTCCGCGGCCAAGAGCGTCAGCGTGGGCAAGGACTGGAGTGGCAGCCGGCTGGTGACGCCCAAGGCAGCCAAGTCCAAGAGGTAG
- a CDS encoding amidase domain-containing protein, which translates to MKSRKLSRKRSRTAIISAAAASVVAGVALVPNWSAGAAVVDDPTVNAATKATFQKLADAVFTDRTQALVHGATTKQSTSRFSGDVRLSSTQSRDEKSALSQLRGRQSSIAKLGETYSTGATKVTLDATRVTGRTAKADVTETTTLTYAKATGNEPKTTGFQAHHELTFKADQQGTWQLSNIQDTDTGGLAVNTVAKPAVKASPAPADDGNTTPDAPRAATTRNPVAVPKTSTTYDYKAMAAYAEKYWNVYNTAYPDFNGHADGGDCTNFVSQSLKAGGWKHVPGYVYDYTKWFGTADIQSDSFVGVNEWSWFAQNSKRTTPLANVYQLEVGDVLQMDFDRDGAKDHTMIVTAKSNGVPYVTYHSNNTLRRSVASLIASYPNAYYYAYRT; encoded by the coding sequence TTGAAATCCAGAAAACTGAGCCGTAAGCGGAGCCGTACGGCCATAATCTCGGCGGCCGCCGCCTCGGTCGTCGCCGGCGTCGCCCTCGTGCCCAACTGGAGCGCGGGCGCTGCCGTCGTCGACGACCCGACCGTGAACGCCGCGACCAAGGCGACCTTCCAGAAGCTGGCCGACGCGGTCTTCACCGACCGCACCCAGGCGCTCGTCCACGGGGCCACGACGAAGCAGAGCACCTCGCGCTTCTCCGGCGACGTCCGCCTCTCCAGCACCCAGTCGCGCGACGAGAAGTCGGCGCTGAGCCAGCTGCGCGGCCGCCAGAGCAGCATCGCGAAGCTCGGCGAGACGTACAGCACGGGCGCCACCAAGGTCACGCTGGACGCGACCCGGGTGACCGGCCGGACGGCGAAGGCCGACGTCACCGAGACGACGACGCTGACGTACGCGAAGGCCACGGGGAACGAGCCGAAGACCACCGGCTTCCAGGCCCACCACGAACTGACCTTCAAGGCCGACCAGCAGGGCACCTGGCAGCTCTCGAACATCCAGGACACGGACACCGGCGGCCTCGCGGTCAACACGGTGGCCAAGCCCGCGGTCAAGGCGTCGCCCGCCCCGGCCGACGACGGCAACACCACGCCGGACGCGCCGCGCGCGGCCACCACCCGCAACCCGGTGGCGGTCCCGAAGACGAGCACGACGTACGACTACAAGGCGATGGCGGCGTACGCCGAGAAGTACTGGAACGTCTACAACACGGCCTACCCGGACTTCAACGGCCACGCGGACGGCGGCGACTGCACCAACTTCGTCAGCCAGTCCCTGAAGGCCGGCGGCTGGAAGCACGTCCCGGGCTACGTCTACGACTACACGAAGTGGTTCGGCACCGCCGACATCCAGTCGGACTCCTTCGTCGGCGTCAACGAGTGGTCCTGGTTCGCGCAGAACTCCAAGCGCACCACCCCGCTCGCCAACGTCTACCAGCTGGAGGTCGGCGACGTCCTCCAGATGGACTTCGACCGCGACGGCGCCAAGGACCACACGATGATCGTGACGGCCAAGAGCAACGGCGTCCCGTACGTCACGTACCACTCGAACAACACCCTGCGCAGGTCGGTGGCGAGCCTCATCGCGTCGTACCCGAACGCGTACTACTACGCGTACCGCACCTGA
- a CDS encoding TerD family protein yields the protein MTHAMLKGSNVPLEATTVRAVLRWTPGQGVPDVDASALLLGPAGQVRSDEDFVFYNQPRHPSGKVWWLGKKRVAEGPTDTIQTDLAGVEPEVSRILVVASAEDNTFDRVKGLRILLYDAGVAEGEPLLYFDIKPETGEETALICGELYRRGDGWKFRALGEGYANGLRGLAMDFGITVDESEGVGAGAVPEVSQPLPPAVPVQLPPAVPVQSGYGYPPSEEPVTQPAYGYPQPAPAGTYGYPQPVPSAMAPDPDFRMPPQGPQFI from the coding sequence ATGACGCACGCGATGCTGAAGGGGTCGAACGTCCCGCTGGAAGCCACCACGGTACGTGCCGTGCTGCGCTGGACCCCCGGGCAGGGGGTCCCGGACGTGGATGCCTCCGCGCTGCTCCTCGGCCCCGCCGGTCAGGTGCGTTCCGACGAGGACTTCGTCTTCTACAACCAGCCCCGGCACCCCTCCGGGAAGGTCTGGTGGCTCGGCAAGAAGCGTGTCGCGGAGGGTCCCACCGACACGATCCAGACAGATCTCGCCGGTGTCGAGCCCGAGGTCAGCCGGATTCTGGTGGTCGCTTCGGCGGAGGACAACACCTTCGACCGCGTAAAGGGGCTGCGCATCCTGCTGTACGACGCGGGTGTCGCCGAGGGTGAGCCGCTGCTGTATTTCGACATCAAGCCGGAGACCGGTGAGGAGACCGCGCTGATCTGTGGGGAGCTGTACCGGCGGGGTGACGGGTGGAAGTTCCGGGCGCTGGGTGAGGGGTACGCCAACGGGTTGCGCGGGCTGGCGATGGACTTCGGGATCACGGTGGACGAGTCGGAGGGGGTGGGTGCGGGGGCCGTTCCCGAGGTCTCGCAGCCGTTGCCTCCGGCGGTTCCGGTGCAGTTGCCTCCGGCGGTTCCCGTGCAGTCCGGGTACGGGTACCCCCCGTCCGAGGAGCCCGTGACTCAGCCGGCGTACGGGTATCCGCAGCCGGCGCCGGCGGGGACGTACGGGTATCCGCAGCCGGTGCCTTCGGCGATGGCGCCGGATCCTGACTTTCGTATGCCGCCGCAGGGGCCGCAGTTCATCTGA